GCTCATGGTGGCGACATCATCGCCGATCCGGCGCTCGTGATGGAGCAACCCGGTGATCAGCAGTGGTACATGCTGATCGGCAAGGGTAATAATGGCGGCGACGGGCTGGTTGCGGCGCGCCATTTGGTTGAAGCGGGGCTCGGCGTGACTTTGGTTTACGCCGATGCGCCTGATGCGTTGCGGGGCGAAGCCGCAGTGCAGCGGGATGCCGCCGCGCAGCTCGGCATCCCTGCTCTGGTCCACGGGCGCGAAGCCGTGGACTTCAGCCGGTGCACAGGCATCGTGGATGCGCTGCTGGGCACCGGCTCGAGGGGGGCGCCGCGCGGAGCATACGCGGCGCTGATTGAGGCGGTGAACGAAAGCGGCAAGCCAGTCGTGTCCGCCGATGTGCCAAGCGGGCTCAATGCCGACACCGGGGAGGTATATGAGCCCTGCATTCAGGCCCGGGTTACCGTATGTCTCGCGCTACTTAAGCGCGGGCTGGTGCAGTACCCGGGTGCATCTGCCGCAGGGCGCATCGTGGTGCGCTCCATCGGCATTCCCGCGCGGCTTGCGCCGGAGCATGGCCCCTCGGTCCGTCTGCTGACGGAAGAGGTGCTGCGCAGTGCGCTACGCGTGGACACGGGCCGACTCCGGGCACCGGACGGCCACAAGGGCACTTACGGCCACGTGCTGCTGGCCGCAGGCAGTCTGCCGATGAGCGGCGCAGGCCTGCTCTCGGCCAAAGCCGCGCTGCGCGCTGGCTGTGGGCTCGCCACATGGGCGGTGCCCGCGGCACTGCTGCCGCATGTCATCGGCACCGTGCCCGAGCTCATGCTCGCTGCCGCCGCAGATGGCGACAGCGGCGAGTGGAACGCGGCTTCCGCAGACGCTGTGCTGCGTCTCGCCGAAAGCCGCGACGTGCTCGCGACCGGCCCGGGTCTCGGCCGCTTCAAGGGCGACACAGACTGGCTGCGCCGTCTGTGGCAACATTCGGATCGCCCGCTCGTCATCGACGCGGACGCCCTCAACATGCTGGCAGACGCTGGCCCAACAGGGCCTCGCGACTGGGGCAAACGAAGTGCGGCGACCATCCTGACGCCGCACCCTGGGGAGATGGGCCGACTGCTGGGCATGTCGACCCCCGAAGTACAGCGTGACCGAATTGGACACGCTGTACGGTACGCCCGCGAGCAGGGCGTGACCCTTGTGCTCAAGGGAGCACGAACGGTCATCGCAACGCCATCCGGCGAGGCGTATATCAACACCACGGGGCACGCAGGCATGGCAACCGGCGGTGCAGGAGACGTGTTGACCGGCATTATCGCCGGTCTGCTCGCCCAAGGGCTCAGCGCGGAGCAGGCTGCAGCCTTTGGCGTGTTTCTACACGGCCAGGCAGGGGAGAGAGCTGCGCTGCTGCGCGGTGATCCGGCATCCCTGCTCGCCGGGGATATCGTTGATGCACTATAAAACAGGGGCATGATTGGTGCCGACTCTTGGTACGTACATTCGTTACTTCATAAGCTGCATTTACACCGCTTTGAGCTCGGGTGATAGGTGTGCTGCATGCCTTTGCACAAAGGACGAAGATATAAACCACTCATAACATTAAGAAAGGGATGTCCATAGTCATAAACATGACGAGGACATCCCTTTTTAGTGGTATTAACTTTTAACGAATCAACACGCTATGAGCTGCATTTTCCATTAATCTGCGCTAGAATCCCAGCGACGTGATTTCACTGATCGGCAGGTTCTGGCCTAAGTTTGTACCATTATAACGAGAATAACGTGACTGAAGTTCGTTAATCTGTACATTCAACCCAAATCCTCCAATTCAGGTGTGGTCGATTCGTTAGAATGGATTAGCGCTTCGACCCGAGAAAGGAAGTCCCTTCCAACCTCCGGTACAGCCGCTTCCCTTCATTCTTTTATCATGGTTCAACTACAACCGGAACCGTAAAAGCTCCTGATGCATCTCTGCACTGATATCCCGCAGGGTTTTCACCTTAGTGCTTGCTTCGGCGAACGAACGTTGTTGCTCGGCCGTTGAAGCTGTAATTTCCTCACTGCTTGCGGCCGATTGTTCCGTAATGGCACTTATATTTTCAATCGCCTGCTGAACCTGTGCGCTAAGCTCACTGGACTGCTGCATGTCTTCCGTAAGCTGGTTAATGCTTGTGCTGATTCGCTCTACACTGTGACGAATGCCAGAGAAGGATTCGCCGGTTTTTCCGGTGGCCTGCTCCTGTTCTGCAAAGAGCTGAATGCTCTGTGTCACAGAGTTTTTCACTTTGCCCATAGCCGCTGTGATTTCACCGACAGCCCCAAAGATATGCTGTACCGATTGCTCGGATTGCTCGGCCAGTTTCTTCACTTCCCCCGCGACGACAGCAAAGCCACGTCCGGCTTCACCTGCACGTGCTGCTTCGATGGAGGCGTTCAGAGACAGAAGGGTTGTCTGCGTAGCAATGCTTGATACATAAGCAGTCATGGTTGCGATCCGGGAGGCACTCTCCTCCAATTCCTGGACAGTCTTTTCTACCTCAGACATGGCAATCCGGTTTACTTCAGCCAGTCGAAGCTGTTCCTGTACGGCAATGTGTCCCTCCTGCACGGAAGTCAAAACTTCGTTACCATAGATGGCCGATTGTGAAGTCGCCTGAAGATTGCTTTCAAACATATGCTGCATCTTGTCCACGACCATGACCGTGTCACTTAGATCCTCAGCAATTTTCTGACTGCCAATCGATAGCTCTTCGGTCGTTCGGGATACCTGCTGCACAATGGCCTGCACGGTATCATTGCCGCGATCAATGTCCTGCGCCATCCCATCAACACGGTTTCCTGCCGCACCGATAGATTGAATGATACTGCGAATGTTTCCCGTCATAAGGCAGAAGGAGCGGTTTAAGTCATCCAGTTCATCTTTGCCTCGTGTCTCCGGAAGCTGCTGCGTCAGATCGCCGTTCGCAATTTGTCCTGCTGCTTCCTTCAAGCTGCGTATGCGTCTCGCCAATTTTCGTGAAGTGTACATGTTGAACAGCAGGACAGCGACAAGCAGGACGATGGCTCCGGCGAGAGCAATCTGCCAGGTCCGCTGAATGTCTTGTTCAAGATTTACTGTGTATTGGTCATATCGATCCCGGGTCACCTCATCCAGAATATAGATATCATTTTGTATGCCTTTGACCCGTGAGCTGAAACGTTTGGCGTCCGAACTGTTCATGGCTGTGATGGCTTCGGTGGCGCCCGTGTCCAGAGCTGTTAATTTGGTTTGGATCGATTGGATCAGGCGAAGCTGTTCATCCGTTTCCAGCAAGCCTTCTGTGAGCTGCTTTACCATGGTTTTACCTTCATTCAGCAAGCGTGCAACATTATCCTGATTGCCAGCTGTCATGGAGAACGAGTACACATCGAGCGCCTGCTCGGTCTGTATCTGGTTAGCGTTCAGCTCCGTGACCTTCAGCATGGCAGGCACCAGATTTTGATTTTTGGCATTCATGCTCAGCAATTGAATAATGATATAGGCTACAAGCAAAAGGCATAACAGTAACGATACTACGGCATTCATTATCAGCTTTCCCTGCAATTTCATAAGCGTGCCTCC
This window of the Paenibacillus marchantiae genome carries:
- a CDS encoding NAD(P)H-hydrate dehydratase produces the protein MFIVTAEQMRAVDEYTIHKLGIPAASLMENAGRAIAEEVIRLFREDDADRRSEQHGCWNKNGKRAHTGPGDRPAHGGDIIADPALVMEQPGDQQWYMLIGKGNNGGDGLVAARHLVEAGLGVTLVYADAPDALRGEAAVQRDAAAQLGIPALVHGREAVDFSRCTGIVDALLGTGSRGAPRGAYAALIEAVNESGKPVVSADVPSGLNADTGEVYEPCIQARVTVCLALLKRGLVQYPGASAAGRIVVRSIGIPARLAPEHGPSVRLLTEEVLRSALRVDTGRLRAPDGHKGTYGHVLLAAGSLPMSGAGLLSAKAALRAGCGLATWAVPAALLPHVIGTVPELMLAAAADGDSGEWNAASADAVLRLAESRDVLATGPGLGRFKGDTDWLRRLWQHSDRPLVIDADALNMLADAGPTGPRDWGKRSAATILTPHPGEMGRLLGMSTPEVQRDRIGHAVRYAREQGVTLVLKGARTVIATPSGEAYINTTGHAGMATGGAGDVLTGIIAGLLAQGLSAEQAAAFGVFLHGQAGERAALLRGDPASLLAGDIVDAL
- a CDS encoding methyl-accepting chemotaxis protein, whose amino-acid sequence is MKLQGKLIMNAVVSLLLCLLLVAYIIIQLLSMNAKNQNLVPAMLKVTELNANQIQTEQALDVYSFSMTAGNQDNVARLLNEGKTMVKQLTEGLLETDEQLRLIQSIQTKLTALDTGATEAITAMNSSDAKRFSSRVKGIQNDIYILDEVTRDRYDQYTVNLEQDIQRTWQIALAGAIVLLVAVLLFNMYTSRKLARRIRSLKEAAGQIANGDLTQQLPETRGKDELDDLNRSFCLMTGNIRSIIQSIGAAGNRVDGMAQDIDRGNDTVQAIVQQVSRTTEELSIGSQKIAEDLSDTVMVVDKMQHMFESNLQATSQSAIYGNEVLTSVQEGHIAVQEQLRLAEVNRIAMSEVEKTVQELEESASRIATMTAYVSSIATQTTLLSLNASIEAARAGEAGRGFAVVAGEVKKLAEQSEQSVQHIFGAVGEITAAMGKVKNSVTQSIQLFAEQEQATGKTGESFSGIRHSVERISTSINQLTEDMQQSSELSAQVQQAIENISAITEQSAASSEEITASTAEQQRSFAEASTKVKTLRDISAEMHQELLRFRL